From Staphylococcus sp. M0911, a single genomic window includes:
- a CDS encoding DUF2922 domain-containing protein — MKTTLDLVFKSNLDKPIKLQIPENDSTLTEQVVKESMDQLLKLDILKSNVGTIHKVYAAYIVSKNTQILFENK, encoded by the coding sequence ATGAAAACTACATTAGACCTTGTTTTTAAAAGTAACTTAGACAAACCAATAAAGTTACAAATACCCGAAAATGATAGCACACTAACCGAACAGGTTGTAAAAGAAAGTATGGATCAATTATTAAAATTAGATATTTTAAAATCAAATGTCGGCACAATCCACAAAGTGTATGCTGCTTATATTGTATCCAAAAATACACAAATCCTTTTTGAAAATAAATAA
- a CDS encoding DMT family transporter — protein sequence MALLYFLGIFVGMLIPIQTSVNSRLSQYTRSSFYASTVSFGVGTLCLIILNLIINPHMLTPQFFTEQTFNYHWFVGGLLGVCFLTGNLLLLPRLGAALTVVITVAGQIIMGVAIDTLGLFGASQQPFTLFKAVGIVLLLIGILLMNQIPKDKLLRQSHSNLYIWLIVGFIFGCAPPIQTTINSALAKEVHSSFFASLVSFTIGTIALLILTLIFHRSLKINQTHPDLGHIKSIYFVGGILGMAFVTSNVILMPFLGAALTTIVGMLGQMLMGVIIDHFGLLGTPKNRITLRKCIGLSCIAIGIILLRLF from the coding sequence ATGGCTTTACTTTATTTTTTAGGTATCTTTGTCGGTATGTTAATTCCTATACAGACATCCGTAAACTCAAGACTAAGTCAATACACACGTTCATCTTTTTATGCTTCAACAGTGTCTTTCGGTGTGGGAACCTTATGTTTAATCATTCTGAATTTAATAATTAACCCTCATATGCTCACACCTCAATTCTTTACAGAACAAACCTTTAATTATCACTGGTTTGTAGGTGGCTTATTAGGCGTATGTTTCTTAACTGGTAACTTATTATTATTACCTAGATTAGGCGCAGCACTTACCGTTGTCATTACAGTAGCTGGTCAAATTATCATGGGCGTTGCCATTGATACTTTAGGTTTGTTTGGTGCAAGCCAACAACCATTCACCTTGTTTAAAGCAGTGGGTATAGTTCTTTTACTTATAGGTATTTTACTTATGAATCAAATTCCTAAAGACAAACTCTTACGTCAATCTCACTCGAATTTATATATATGGTTAATCGTTGGCTTTATTTTCGGATGTGCGCCGCCTATCCAAACGACAATCAATAGTGCGTTAGCAAAAGAAGTCCATTCATCATTCTTTGCTTCATTAGTATCGTTTACGATAGGTACAATCGCATTACTCATTTTGACATTAATTTTCCATAGAAGCTTAAAAATCAACCAAACACATCCGGATTTGGGTCATATCAAATCAATTTATTTTGTGGGTGGTATCTTAGGTATGGCTTTTGTTACTTCCAATGTGATACTGATGCCATTTCTAGGCGCTGCTTTAACTACCATTGTTGGTATGCTCGGACAAATGTTAATGGGCGTAATTATCGATCACTTTGGTTTACTGGGCACACCCAAAAACAGAATCACACTAAGAAAATGTATTGGCTTAAGTTGTATTGCTATAGGCATTATATTATTACGTTTATTCTAA
- a CDS encoding tyrosine-type recombinase/integrase — protein MNQVEPIRRTEDIQKMYSVLRSRSQRDYLLFKFAIHTGIKLSELLNMSVQRLKSIESGNIKSTWIDDGEPTIQILLPPDLRNELQDYIEYYQIKDNDLVFQSIRTGKGLSRQQAYRIINKAAEELDIPHIGLTTLRKTFAYHAYHSGISISIIQKYLGHQTTNETMKFIGIKDKMHNRTVIALNL, from the coding sequence ATGAATCAAGTAGAGCCGATTAGAAGAACAGAAGATATACAAAAAATGTATAGTGTGTTGCGATCTCGTTCTCAAAGAGACTATTTATTATTTAAATTTGCTATACATACAGGAATTAAATTGTCGGAATTGTTAAATATGAGTGTTCAACGACTGAAATCAATTGAAAGTGGGAATATAAAATCAACTTGGATTGATGATGGAGAACCAACGATTCAAATTTTATTACCACCTGATTTAAGAAATGAGTTACAAGACTATATTGAATATTATCAAATTAAAGATAATGATCTTGTTTTTCAGTCAATACGGACAGGTAAAGGGCTATCACGACAACAAGCTTATCGTATTATTAACAAAGCGGCTGAAGAGTTAGACATACCACATATTGGATTAACTACATTGAGAAAAACCTTTGCATATCACGCATATCATTCGGGAATATCGATTTCAATAATCCAGAAATATTTAGGGCATCAAACAACCAATGAAACAATGAAATTTATCGGTATTAAAGATAAAATGCATAATCGTACTGTCATTGCGTTAAATCTATAA
- the mnhA2 gene encoding Na+/H+ antiporter Mnh2 subunit A has product MGLIYLMVLLLAIMGLVLLTMSHSKLNALASYVALSAPIITSIYFISKIPQIVQQQFIAVQVPWMTSLDINIDMRLDGLSLMFALIISLIGVAVFFYATQYLSPQTDNLPRFFFYLLLFMFSMLGIVLSNNTILMYVFWELTSVSSFLLISYWYDNGNSQLGAIQSFMITVLGGLALLTGFIMLYLMTGTNTITDILDQRHHLINHPLFIPMMLMILLGAFTKSAQFPFHVWLPKAMAAPTPVSAYLHSATMVKAGIFLLFRFTPVLGLSDAYIYIVTFVGLITMLFGSLTALRQYDLKGILAYSTISQLGMMMSMVGIGGGYAQHPSDSLTEFYVLVLFAGLFHLMNHAIFKCALFMGVGIIDHEAGTRDIRYLNGMRKLFPKMHIAMLIAALSMAGVPFLNGFLSKEMFFDALVKASHLEQFGIMLTVIVVAIGVIASIFTFTYALYMVKETFWGKFNTTYFTKKDIHEPWLFSMPSLVLMILIPIIFFIPNLFGQNVILPALRSVTDAGSKVDAIAPHISQWHGVNLPLILSVTVIVLGVVLALSIDWKSLTHRIIKHASITKSYQHVYRQFELYSGYSIRMLMKNKLNHYIIITLLIFVAIILYGYISVGFPHVHQLHVSQFGPLEVILSIVTLVIGIVLVFIRQRLTMVVLNGVIGFAVTLFFIAMKAPDLALTQLVVETITTILFIVSFSRLPNVPRNKPNMKKEIVKIVVSLITAMTVVSLIFITQQAEGMPTISKFYENADKLTGGKNIVNAILGDFRALDTLFEGLVLIIAGLGIYTLLTYKDRRGQDERE; this is encoded by the coding sequence ATGGGCTTGATATACCTAATGGTTCTACTGTTAGCCATTATGGGTTTGGTGCTATTAACTATGTCACATAGCAAATTGAATGCTTTGGCCAGTTACGTTGCACTCAGTGCCCCCATAATTACATCAATTTATTTTATCTCGAAGATACCACAAATTGTGCAACAACAATTTATAGCAGTTCAAGTGCCTTGGATGACTTCGTTAGATATTAATATTGACATGAGGCTAGACGGACTTAGTTTAATGTTTGCTTTAATTATTTCATTAATTGGTGTAGCGGTATTTTTCTATGCTACACAATACTTATCACCTCAAACGGATAACCTACCTAGATTCTTCTTTTATTTACTATTATTCATGTTCAGTATGTTAGGCATTGTACTTTCCAATAATACAATTTTAATGTATGTCTTTTGGGAATTAACTAGTGTGTCATCGTTTTTACTTATTTCATATTGGTACGATAACGGTAATAGTCAATTAGGTGCTATTCAATCGTTTATGATAACGGTATTAGGTGGATTAGCATTACTAACAGGATTTATTATGCTGTATTTGATGACAGGTACAAACACGATTACGGATATTTTAGATCAACGTCATCATTTGATTAACCATCCTTTATTTATACCAATGATGTTGATGATTTTATTAGGTGCTTTTACGAAATCAGCACAATTTCCATTTCATGTATGGTTGCCTAAAGCGATGGCAGCACCGACGCCAGTCAGTGCATATTTACATTCAGCTACTATGGTGAAAGCAGGTATTTTCTTATTATTCCGCTTCACACCTGTCTTAGGACTAAGTGATGCTTATATTTATATCGTAACTTTTGTAGGATTGATTACGATGCTATTTGGTTCATTAACCGCATTAAGACAATACGATTTAAAAGGTATTTTAGCGTATTCTACTATCAGCCAATTAGGTATGATGATGTCAATGGTAGGTATTGGTGGCGGTTATGCACAACATCCATCTGATTCATTAACAGAGTTTTATGTTTTAGTTTTATTTGCTGGTTTATTTCATTTAATGAATCACGCCATTTTTAAATGTGCTTTGTTTATGGGTGTAGGTATTATCGACCATGAAGCGGGAACAAGAGATATTCGTTATTTAAATGGCATGCGTAAGCTTTTCCCTAAAATGCATATTGCTATGTTAATCGCTGCTTTATCGATGGCAGGGGTACCATTTTTAAATGGCTTTTTAAGTAAAGAAATGTTCTTCGACGCATTAGTGAAGGCTAGTCATTTAGAGCAATTTGGCATCATGCTCACAGTAATTGTTGTCGCAATAGGTGTCATCGCAAGTATCTTTACCTTTACGTATGCACTTTACATGGTAAAAGAAACATTTTGGGGCAAATTTAATACAACTTATTTTACGAAAAAAGATATACATGAACCTTGGTTGTTTAGCATGCCTTCATTAGTATTAATGATACTTATACCAATCATATTCTTTATTCCGAACCTTTTCGGTCAAAATGTGATTTTACCGGCGCTTAGATCGGTTACAGATGCAGGCTCAAAAGTAGATGCGATAGCGCCGCATATTTCTCAATGGCATGGGGTTAATTTACCACTTATTCTAAGCGTGACTGTCATTGTTTTAGGCGTTGTGTTGGCCTTATCAATAGATTGGAAGTCATTGACACATCGTATCATTAAGCATGCGTCGATAACTAAATCGTATCAACACGTTTATCGACAATTCGAGTTATATTCTGGATACAGTATTAGAATGTTGATGAAAAATAAACTCAATCACTATATCATCATTACATTACTTATCTTTGTTGCCATCATTCTATATGGATACATTAGTGTCGGATTCCCACATGTACATCAATTACATGTGTCTCAATTCGGACCGTTAGAAGTTATTTTATCTATAGTGACATTAGTTATCGGAATTGTACTCGTTTTTATTCGTCAACGTCTTACAATGGTTGTGCTTAATGGTGTTATTGGCTTTGCAGTAACATTATTCTTTATTGCAATGAAAGCACCCGATTTAGCTTTAACACAACTTGTGGTTGAGACAATTACAACTATTTTATTTATTGTAAGTTTCTCTAGATTACCAAACGTTCCAAGAAATAAGCCGAATATGAAAAAGGAAATTGTGAAAATCGTTGTGTCACTCATAACTGCAATGACTGTGGTCTCATTGATTTTTATTACACAACAAGCAGAGGGTATGCCAACGATTTCTAAATTCTATGAAAATGCAGATAAATTAACAGGTGGTAAAAATATTGTTAATGCTATTTTAGGTGAT
- a CDS encoding DUF1659 domain-containing protein codes for MNEVNQLVVVLTRITYDSEGKAIQHKRRFSNLKPTTTDEQIKTFSTIIERLTGESFDKVEAIRTQSLV; via the coding sequence ATGAATGAAGTGAATCAACTGGTGGTTGTTTTAACTCGTATTACTTATGATTCAGAAGGTAAAGCAATCCAACATAAACGACGTTTTTCAAATTTAAAACCGACTACAACAGACGAACAAATCAAAACATTTTCAACGATTATCGAACGCTTGACTGGCGAATCATTTGATAAAGTTGAAGCCATTAGAACACAATCATTAGTATAG